In Gemmatimonadota bacterium, a single genomic region encodes these proteins:
- the ctaD gene encoding cytochrome c oxidase subunit I, with translation MATVAASPTYAASATPSRSKLMSWLTTTDHKVIGTLYLHTSLFFFVLGGLEAILMRWQLMRPNGSVLTADQFNQLFTMHGTTMVFLAVMPLSAAFFNYLIPLQIGARDVAFPRLNAFSYWIFLLGGVFITLPIFFWVAPDGGWFGYAPLSGRTYSPGPNMDFWVLGIQILGISSLAASFNFATTVINMRAPGMNLMRMPMFTWMSFVTQFLIILSFPVVTIALVFLQFDRFFGTTFYQVSAGADPLLWQHLFWIFGHPEVYILILPAFGLVSEVLPTNSKKPLFGYPVMAYSGILIGFLGFGVWAHHMFSVGMGPIADTVFGLTTMLIAIPTGVKIFNWIFTMWGGSVRFTAAMKFAIGLIAMFTIGGISGITHASPPSDLQQTDTYYIVAHFHYVLFGGAIMGIFAGIYHYFPKMYGRKMNETLGTWHFWLNLIAMNLTFFPMHFSGMLGMPRRIYTYDAGQGWELFNMMSTIGAFLLAPATLIFIYNFFSSKTSGEPCGPNPWDAPTLEWSIPSPPPEYNFAKIPMVSSRYPLWDLTHPERTSEIPHTTTGWTEASQQTGEHDMAPMHIETETRTAKELGIPMPSSTIKPFFVALGIIVMFSGLLFLPKGMMIPAFVLMLGGAAMWIGFLYAWLTTPLEEHH, from the coding sequence ATGGCTACTGTCGCCGCAAGTCCGACCTACGCCGCCAGTGCGACGCCGTCGCGCTCGAAGCTGATGAGTTGGCTCACGACCACCGACCACAAGGTGATCGGGACGTTGTACCTGCACACGTCCCTGTTCTTCTTCGTGCTCGGCGGGCTCGAGGCCATCCTGATGCGCTGGCAGCTGATGCGCCCGAACGGCTCCGTCCTCACGGCGGACCAGTTCAACCAGCTGTTCACGATGCACGGCACCACCATGGTCTTCCTGGCCGTGATGCCGCTGTCGGCCGCCTTCTTCAACTATCTCATCCCGCTGCAGATCGGCGCGCGCGACGTCGCCTTCCCGCGCCTCAATGCCTTCAGCTACTGGATCTTCCTGCTGGGCGGTGTGTTCATCACGCTGCCGATCTTCTTCTGGGTTGCCCCTGACGGTGGCTGGTTCGGCTACGCCCCGCTCTCCGGGCGCACCTACTCGCCGGGCCCCAACATGGATTTCTGGGTCCTCGGCATCCAGATCCTCGGCATCTCGTCGCTGGCCGCCTCGTTCAACTTCGCAACCACCGTCATCAACATGCGCGCGCCGGGGATGAACCTGATGCGCATGCCGATGTTCACGTGGATGTCGTTCGTCACCCAGTTCCTGATCATCCTGTCGTTCCCGGTCGTCACGATCGCCCTCGTCTTCCTGCAGTTCGACCGCTTCTTCGGTACGACGTTCTACCAGGTCTCGGCCGGCGCCGACCCGCTGCTCTGGCAGCACCTGTTCTGGATCTTTGGCCACCCCGAGGTCTACATCCTCATCCTCCCGGCCTTCGGCTTGGTGAGCGAGGTGCTCCCGACCAACTCCAAGAAGCCGCTCTTCGGTTACCCCGTGATGGCGTACTCCGGGATCCTCATCGGCTTCCTTGGCTTCGGCGTCTGGGCGCATCACATGTTCTCGGTGGGGATGGGCCCGATCGCCGATACGGTCTTCGGACTCACCACCATGCTCATCGCCATCCCGACCGGCGTGAAGATCTTCAACTGGATCTTCACCATGTGGGGAGGATCGGTCCGCTTCACCGCGGCGATGAAGTTCGCCATCGGCCTCATCGCCATGTTCACCATCGGCGGCATCTCGGGGATCACGCACGCCTCGCCGCCGTCCGACCTGCAGCAGACCGACACGTACTACATTGTCGCCCACTTCCACTACGTGCTGTTTGGCGGGGCGATCATGGGGATCTTCGCGGGGATCTATCACTATTTCCCCAAGATGTACGGCCGCAAGATGAACGAGACGTTGGGCACTTGGCACTTCTGGCTCAACCTCATCGCCATGAACCTCACCTTCTTCCCCATGCACTTCTCGGGGATGCTGGGGATGCCGCGCCGCATCTACACGTACGATGCCGGGCAGGGGTGGGAGCTGTTCAACATGATGTCGACGATCGGCGCATTCCTCCTTGCGCCGGCCACGTTGATCTTCATCTACAACTTCTTCTCGTCAAAGACGTCGGGTGAGCCGTGCGGGCCCAACCCGTGGGATGCGCCGACGCTGGAGTGGTCGATCCCGTCGCCGCCCCCCGAGTACAATTTCGCCAAGATCCCGATGGTGTCGTCGCGCTACCCGCTGTGGGACCTGACCCACCCGGAGCGCACATCCGAGATCCCGCACACCACCACCGGCTGGACCGAGGCGAGCCAGCAGACGGGCGAGCACGACATGGCGCCCATGCACATCGAGACGGAAACGCGCACGGCGAAGGAGCTCGGCATCCCCATGCCCTCCTCCACCATCAAGCCGTTCTTCGTGGCGTTAGGCATCATCGTGATGTTCTCCGGGCTCCTCTTCCTCCCCAAGGGAATGATGATCCCGGCCTTCGTGCTCATGCTCGGCGGGGCGGCCATGTGGATCGGCTTCCTTTACGCCTGGCTGACCACGCCGCTGGAGGAACACCACTAG
- the coxB gene encoding cytochrome c oxidase subunit II translates to MTLLVLAACSGGNYPNSTFLPTTDNNRDVTALWNRMMFWGTVVFVIVEVILVLTIIKYRRRPGGPEPRHVHGNTLMEITWTLAPALILVFIAVPTVRTIFRTQAQAPAESLQVEVIGHQWWWEFRYPEYGVTTANELYIPHGRPVNFALRTADVLHSFWIPALAGKRDLISNKTNYLWFTPDSTGEAAFNGSCNEYCGASHANMKFRVFTVAPADFDTWAKHNAANAVFPPPVPAADTAAPLVRPASNPAPQGAAPQPAPSAPAAATTPWQFPKDKIPPHVMPQTPIPAGLTIADAAIAAGDAQRGFTTYSRSACIGCHKIRGNPSSLGIVGPDLTHIGSRYTIAGGLFPNDPKHLAHWIKNARAMKPGSLMQTLGKGEHDPIMNLTVQAGGLTDDQIADITAYLLSLK, encoded by the coding sequence GTGACCCTTTTGGTGTTGGCCGCCTGCTCCGGCGGCAACTATCCAAACTCGACGTTCCTCCCCACGACGGACAACAACCGCGACGTCACCGCCCTCTGGAACAGAATGATGTTCTGGGGAACAGTGGTCTTCGTGATCGTGGAAGTGATTCTCGTCCTTACGATCATCAAATACCGGCGCCGCCCCGGGGGCCCCGAGCCCCGTCACGTGCACGGTAACACGCTGATGGAGATCACGTGGACGCTTGCACCTGCGCTGATTCTCGTCTTCATCGCCGTACCGACGGTGCGCACGATCTTCCGGACGCAGGCGCAGGCCCCGGCCGAGTCGCTGCAGGTGGAGGTGATCGGACACCAGTGGTGGTGGGAGTTCCGGTATCCCGAGTATGGGGTGACGACGGCGAACGAGCTGTACATCCCGCACGGACGCCCGGTGAACTTTGCGCTGCGCACCGCCGACGTGCTGCACTCGTTCTGGATCCCGGCGCTGGCCGGCAAGCGTGACCTGATCTCGAACAAGACGAACTATCTGTGGTTCACGCCGGACTCGACGGGCGAAGCGGCGTTCAATGGCAGTTGCAACGAGTACTGCGGGGCCAGTCACGCGAACATGAAGTTCCGCGTGTTCACGGTGGCGCCGGCCGACTTCGACACCTGGGCGAAGCACAACGCGGCCAACGCGGTCTTCCCGCCGCCAGTGCCGGCGGCCGACACCGCCGCGCCGCTGGTGCGTCCGGCGAGCAACCCCGCGCCACAGGGCGCGGCCCCGCAGCCGGCGCCGTCCGCTCCGGCAGCCGCAACTACGCCTTGGCAGTTCCCGAAGGACAAGATCCCACCGCACGTGATGCCGCAGACGCCGATTCCCGCGGGGCTGACGATTGCCGACGCGGCGATTGCGGCTGGCGACGCGCAGCGCGGCTTCACGACCTACTCGCGCTCGGCGTGCATCGGGTGCCACAAGATTCGCGGCAACCCGAGCTCGCTCGGCATCGTCGGCCCCGACCTCACGCACATCGGGTCGCGCTACACGATCGCCGGGGGCCTCTTCCCGAACGACCCGAAGCACCTGGCCCACTGGATCAAGAACGCGCGCGCCATGAAGCCCGGCTCGTTGATGCAGACGTTAGGCAAGGGCGAGCACGACCCCATCATGAACCTGACGGTGCAGGCCGGCGGATTGACCGATGACCAGATCGCCGACATCACCGCCTATCTGCTGAGCCTGAAGTAG
- a CDS encoding aspartate ammonia-lyase — protein sequence MAFLISGSVLIEKLQNGRPTRLSTLGAGEAVGEGILLDETPHGTSAKTIEKTSAFILTRSSIQVIVKENPTLYAALVGRAARAISRRLAATDATMVGRGRRLGFAGAATRTEKDLLGSREIPYDALYGIQTLRAMENFPITGVVIREFPALLAALAAVKEAAAKANLELGLLDEERCAVIVRASDEVRHGRHHEHFLVDVIQGGAGTSTNMNANEVIANRALELLGAKRGDYDRLHPNSHVNLSQSTNDVYPTAVRLALHGEIEKLRESMRTLALAFKAKGSEFAPFLKMGRTQMQDAVPMTLGQEFSAFGHTILEDVDRLGESLSLIREISMGATAIGTGITAPAGYTESVRKHLSDVTGLELITAPDLVEATSDTGAFVQLSGVLKRCATKLSKICNDLRLLSSGPRTGFGEINLPPMQPGSSIMPGKVNPVIPEVVNQVCFEIIGGDMTVTMAAEAGQLQLNAFEPVIAYRLLRGIDSLRNACEVLRSRCVEGITANPDRMKRFVEESIGIVTALVPVLGYAVATEIAKEALESGRGVYDIVQARGLMTREKLDEVLNPAAMIGT from the coding sequence ATGGCCTTCCTGATCAGCGGGAGCGTCCTGATCGAGAAGCTCCAGAACGGGCGCCCGACTCGGCTGTCGACGCTGGGCGCCGGCGAAGCGGTGGGCGAGGGGATCCTGCTCGACGAGACGCCGCACGGGACGTCGGCCAAGACTATCGAGAAGACGTCGGCCTTCATCCTCACCCGGTCGAGCATCCAGGTGATCGTGAAGGAGAATCCGACGCTGTATGCGGCGCTCGTCGGGCGGGCGGCGCGCGCGATCTCGCGCCGCCTGGCCGCCACCGACGCCACCATGGTCGGGCGCGGACGCCGGCTGGGCTTCGCCGGCGCGGCGACACGGACCGAGAAGGACCTGCTGGGATCGCGCGAGATCCCGTACGACGCGCTCTACGGGATCCAGACGCTCCGGGCGATGGAGAACTTCCCGATCACCGGGGTCGTGATTCGCGAGTTTCCGGCGTTGCTGGCCGCGCTGGCGGCGGTGAAGGAAGCGGCGGCCAAGGCCAACCTCGAGCTCGGGCTTCTGGACGAAGAGCGCTGCGCCGTGATCGTTCGCGCGTCCGACGAGGTGCGCCACGGACGCCATCACGAGCACTTCCTGGTCGACGTGATCCAGGGTGGGGCCGGGACCTCGACCAACATGAACGCGAACGAGGTCATCGCCAATCGGGCGCTCGAACTGCTGGGCGCCAAGCGCGGCGACTACGATCGCCTGCACCCCAACTCGCACGTCAACCTCTCGCAGTCGACCAACGACGTCTATCCGACGGCGGTGCGCCTGGCGCTGCACGGGGAGATCGAGAAGCTGCGCGAGTCGATGCGGACGCTGGCGCTGGCCTTCAAGGCCAAGGGGAGCGAGTTCGCCCCCTTCCTCAAGATGGGGCGCACGCAGATGCAGGACGCCGTCCCGATGACGCTGGGGCAGGAGTTCAGCGCCTTCGGCCACACGATCCTCGAGGACGTGGACCGATTGGGTGAGTCGCTCTCGCTCATTCGCGAGATCAGCATGGGCGCCACGGCGATCGGGACGGGGATCACCGCCCCAGCCGGCTACACCGAGTCGGTGCGGAAGCACCTGTCCGACGTGACGGGGCTGGAGCTGATCACTGCCCCGGATCTGGTGGAGGCAACGTCGGACACGGGGGCCTTCGTGCAGCTCTCGGGGGTCCTCAAGCGCTGCGCCACCAAGCTCTCCAAGATCTGCAACGACCTGCGCCTCCTGAGCTCGGGGCCGCGGACGGGCTTCGGGGAGATCAACCTTCCGCCGATGCAGCCTGGCTCGTCGATCATGCCGGGGAAGGTGAATCCGGTCATCCCCGAGGTGGTGAACCAGGTGTGCTTCGAGATCATCGGCGGCGACATGACGGTGACGATGGCCGCCGAGGCCGGTCAGCTGCAACTCAACGCCTTCGAGCCGGTGATCGCCTATCGCCTGCTGCGCGGAATCGACTCGCTGCGCAACGCCTGCGAGGTGCTACGGAGCCGGTGCGTCGAGGGGATCACCGCCAATCCCGACCGGATGAAGCGCTTCGTGGAGGAGTCGATCGGGATCGTGACTGCCCTGGTCCCGGTGCTGGGGTACGCGGTGGCGACGGAGATCGCGAAAGAGGCGCTGGAGAGTGGGCGCGGGGTCTATGACATCGTGCAGGCGCGCGGCCTCATGACGCGCGAGAAGCTGGACGAGGTGCTCAACCCGGCCGCGATGATCGGGACCTGA
- a CDS encoding S9 family peptidase translates to MRATLPFLRLTSALVLLAGVAPAGAQTRPMTLDDVLELRSVGAVALSPDGARIVYTVSAWEHPAARDTSKGDRHDMRSHVWMVSRQGGDQRQLTFGERGESAPQWSPDGSRISFIAARGTATGDDGPRPQLWILPAAGGEAWSLTTARDGVTGYAWSPDGSRIAYLTTDSLTRDAEAKLRRRDDPKPFEGDLRMSHVWVIDVATRKATKITSGDFTVRGAPTWSPDGTRLALLTSPTPMIRDERREAWLVTVASKEKEKVVPPATMIAQSTPVWSPDGKTLAFGVLTETWKANGDGIAPRSLKNTNLALYDVATRTAREVSSKAFDNSVGAMRFSADGATILFNAQERVYGSMFAFDIASGRVTPLTKETMVRAPSFSADGRTAAFAMDTPTSPAEVYVSDDRFSNPLRLTTTNPQLASISMGETEVVTWKSSDGWSVEGVLLKPVGYRPGQKVPLLVDVHGGPTGAHTNGFKASWGNAGQFWAGQGWAVLYPNPRGSTGYGEKFMRGNIKDWGGGDYRDIMTGVDELVRRGIADSTRLAVTGWSYGGYMTGWVVSQTGRFKAAMMGAGLVNMESMYGTTDIPGYIGTFYDGMPQLDGTLNNKSLQFYRSRSAIQYSDKVTTPLLMLHGGADERVPIGQPMEYFRNLKDRGKTAELVFYPREGHGLGEYYHQADKMKREFEWIARFTLQQKVLQ, encoded by the coding sequence ATGCGCGCGACACTCCCCTTCCTTCGCCTGACGAGCGCGCTGGTCCTGCTCGCCGGCGTGGCCCCCGCGGGGGCGCAAACGCGCCCCATGACACTCGACGATGTGCTGGAGCTGCGCAGCGTGGGGGCGGTGGCCCTCTCCCCCGATGGCGCGCGCATCGTGTACACCGTGAGCGCGTGGGAGCACCCCGCCGCGCGCGACACCAGCAAGGGCGACCGGCACGACATGCGCTCGCATGTGTGGATGGTGTCGCGCCAGGGCGGTGACCAGCGGCAGCTCACCTTTGGAGAGCGCGGCGAGAGCGCCCCGCAGTGGTCGCCCGACGGCAGCCGCATCTCCTTCATCGCGGCGCGCGGGACCGCGACCGGCGACGACGGGCCGCGCCCGCAACTCTGGATCCTCCCTGCAGCTGGCGGTGAAGCCTGGTCGCTCACCACGGCGCGCGACGGGGTCACCGGCTACGCCTGGTCGCCGGACGGCAGCCGCATCGCCTACCTCACCACGGATTCGCTCACGCGCGACGCCGAAGCCAAGCTCCGCCGCCGCGACGACCCCAAACCGTTCGAGGGGGACCTGCGCATGTCGCACGTCTGGGTCATCGACGTCGCCACCCGCAAGGCTACCAAGATCACCAGCGGCGACTTCACGGTACGTGGCGCCCCGACCTGGTCCCCCGACGGGACGCGCCTGGCGCTCCTGACCTCGCCGACGCCGATGATCCGCGACGAACGCCGCGAAGCGTGGCTCGTCACCGTCGCCTCGAAGGAGAAGGAGAAGGTCGTCCCCCCGGCCACGATGATCGCGCAGAGCACCCCCGTGTGGTCGCCCGACGGCAAGACGCTCGCCTTCGGCGTGCTCACCGAGACGTGGAAGGCGAACGGTGACGGCATCGCCCCGCGCTCGCTCAAGAACACGAACCTCGCGCTCTACGACGTCGCGACGCGCACCGCCCGCGAGGTATCGAGCAAGGCCTTCGACAACTCCGTCGGCGCCATGCGCTTCTCGGCCGACGGGGCGACCATCCTGTTCAACGCGCAGGAGCGCGTGTACGGCTCGATGTTCGCCTTCGACATCGCGTCGGGGCGCGTCACGCCGCTGACAAAGGAGACGATGGTGCGCGCCCCGTCGTTCTCCGCCGATGGACGCACCGCCGCCTTCGCGATGGATACCCCCACGTCGCCCGCCGAGGTGTACGTGAGCGATGACCGGTTCAGCAACCCGTTGCGCCTGACGACGACCAATCCGCAGCTCGCCAGCATCTCCATGGGCGAGACCGAAGTCGTCACGTGGAAGAGCAGCGATGGCTGGAGCGTCGAGGGAGTCCTGCTCAAGCCGGTCGGCTATCGGCCCGGACAGAAGGTCCCGCTGCTCGTCGACGTGCACGGCGGTCCCACCGGCGCGCACACCAACGGCTTCAAGGCCAGTTGGGGGAACGCCGGGCAGTTCTGGGCCGGCCAGGGTTGGGCCGTGCTCTATCCCAATCCGCGCGGCTCGACCGGCTACGGCGAGAAGTTCATGCGCGGCAACATCAAGGACTGGGGGGGCGGCGACTATCGCGACATCATGACCGGCGTCGACGAACTCGTCAGGCGCGGCATCGCCGACTCGACGCGCCTCGCCGTCACGGGGTGGAGCTACGGCGGGTACATGACCGGGTGGGTCGTCTCACAGACCGGGCGCTTCAAGGCCGCCATGATGGGTGCCGGACTCGTGAACATGGAAAGCATGTACGGCACCACCGACATCCCCGGCTACATCGGCACCTTCTACGACGGCATGCCCCAGCTCGACGGGACGCTCAACAACAAGTCGCTGCAGTTCTATCGCTCACGCTCGGCCATCCAGTACTCGGACAAGGTGACGACGCCGCTGCTCATGCTGCACGGCGGTGCCGACGAGCGTGTCCCCATCGGCCAGCCCATGGAGTACTTCCGCAACCTCAAGGACCGCGGCAAGACGGCGGAACTGGTCTTCTATCCGCGCGAGGGACACGGGCTGGGCGAGTACTACCACCAGGCCGACAAGATGAAGCGCGAGTTCGAGTGGATCGCGCGCTTCACCTTGCAGCAGAAGGTGCTGCAGTAG
- a CDS encoding sugar phosphate isomerase/epimerase: MNRRRFVGRCAATAAGVAGLGGIPSSAFGAGAAGGGIDQALAGGAAASLSPEGAGGARRLTRIGLELYSVRDAMRRDPERTMTAVRAMGYTDVELLWSFGNFGRTPQQVRDALTNSGLRATSAHITPAAVLVGWARSLDIARLIGHEALVVPSFTVDTERSLDDWKEWADRFNAAGEVARRAGIWLMMHNEPGHQRPLAGRVPFEVFAERIDPRYVRLQLDVGNMTMGGGDPMAFLAKYGDRCWSFHLKDVVPDRSGDTELGKGTVDLHQLLAAVTDIERKTFFVEQEGAKDSMASARRDFEYLASLEF; this comes from the coding sequence ATGAACCGTCGACGATTCGTCGGACGATGCGCCGCCACGGCGGCTGGAGTGGCGGGGCTGGGGGGCATACCGTCGTCGGCCTTCGGGGCTGGCGCCGCTGGGGGCGGGATCGATCAAGCCTTGGCCGGAGGGGCGGCGGCCTCGCTCTCCCCCGAGGGAGCGGGCGGGGCCCGGCGACTGACGCGCATCGGGTTGGAGCTGTACTCGGTGCGCGATGCCATGCGCCGCGACCCGGAACGCACCATGACGGCGGTGCGCGCCATGGGCTACACCGATGTGGAGCTGCTCTGGAGCTTCGGGAACTTCGGGCGCACGCCGCAGCAGGTGCGGGACGCGCTGACCAACTCCGGCTTGCGCGCCACGTCGGCCCACATCACTCCCGCCGCCGTCCTGGTGGGATGGGCCCGCTCGCTCGACATCGCGCGGCTCATCGGGCACGAGGCACTCGTCGTCCCCAGCTTCACCGTGGACACCGAGCGTTCGCTCGACGATTGGAAGGAGTGGGCCGATCGCTTCAATGCGGCCGGCGAGGTGGCGCGCCGTGCCGGGATCTGGCTGATGATGCACAACGAACCCGGGCACCAGAGGCCGCTGGCGGGGCGCGTGCCGTTCGAGGTCTTCGCGGAGCGCATCGATCCTCGGTACGTGCGATTGCAGCTGGACGTGGGGAACATGACGATGGGGGGTGGCGACCCGATGGCCTTCCTGGCGAAGTATGGCGATCGCTGCTGGAGCTTCCACCTGAAGGACGTGGTGCCCGATCGGAGCGGCGACACCGAATTGGGGAAGGGGACCGTCGACCTCCACCAGTTGCTCGCGGCGGTGACGGACATCGAGCGGAAGACGTTCTTCGTCGAGCAGGAAGGGGCCAAGGACTCGATGGCGAGCGCGCGGCGGGATTTCGAGTATCTCGCGTCGCTCGAATTCTGA
- a CDS encoding N(4)-(beta-N-acetylglucosaminyl)-L-asparaginase: MTVSRRDFLTTTATTAAALAIPASRSDALPTPAAGRPLVGAASRPLVIASANGLRGVKVAYDQIVAGGDTLDAIIAGVNIQELDPDDQSVGLGGLPNEEGVVQLDASCMHGPTRRAGAVGCLEDIATPSLVAKAVMDYTDHIMLVGQDARRFAVKMGFKTQNLLTEKSRQDWLRWKARLNKNDFWLDHDDDVKIKFTTGTINMNALNAGGDLSSVTTTSGMAWKVPGRVGDSPIIGAGQYCDNTVGAAGSTGRGEANIKVCGAFLAVELMRNGASPEAALLKVVERVIAMTEARLLDERGRPYFDLNFYAVSKDGRYAGVAAYEGSQFAVCDANGARLEACAYLYKRSERPTSTPKDS; the protein is encoded by the coding sequence ATGACTGTTTCCCGTCGAGATTTCCTCACCACCACGGCGACGACCGCTGCCGCCCTCGCGATCCCGGCGTCGCGCAGCGACGCGCTCCCGACTCCCGCTGCCGGTCGCCCGTTGGTCGGCGCCGCCTCGCGCCCCCTCGTGATCGCCTCCGCCAACGGACTCCGTGGCGTCAAGGTCGCGTACGACCAGATCGTGGCTGGCGGCGACACACTCGATGCGATCATCGCCGGCGTGAACATCCAGGAACTGGATCCGGACGACCAGTCGGTCGGGTTGGGGGGATTGCCTAACGAAGAGGGCGTCGTGCAGCTCGACGCGTCGTGCATGCACGGACCGACCCGGCGCGCTGGCGCGGTGGGGTGCCTGGAGGACATCGCCACGCCGTCGCTCGTCGCCAAGGCGGTGATGGACTACACCGACCACATCATGCTGGTGGGGCAGGACGCGCGCCGCTTCGCGGTCAAGATGGGGTTCAAGACGCAGAACCTCCTCACCGAGAAGAGCCGGCAGGACTGGTTGCGGTGGAAGGCGCGCCTGAACAAGAACGACTTCTGGCTCGACCACGACGACGACGTCAAGATCAAGTTCACCACCGGCACGATCAACATGAACGCGTTAAACGCCGGCGGTGACCTCTCTTCGGTGACCACCACGAGCGGGATGGCGTGGAAGGTGCCAGGGCGCGTCGGCGATTCGCCGATCATCGGGGCCGGGCAGTACTGCGACAACACCGTAGGCGCGGCGGGCTCCACCGGGCGTGGCGAGGCAAACATCAAGGTGTGCGGCGCGTTCCTCGCCGTCGAACTGATGCGCAACGGGGCGTCGCCCGAGGCCGCACTCCTCAAGGTCGTCGAGCGCGTGATCGCGATGACCGAGGCACGCCTCCTCGACGAGCGCGGTCGCCCCTACTTCGACCTCAACTTCTACGCCGTCAGCAAGGACGGCCGGTACGCCGGCGTCGCGGCGTACGAGGGGAGCCAGTTTGCCGTCTGTGACGCAAACGGCGCCCGTCTCGAGGCCTGCGCCTACCTCTACAAGCGCAGCGAGCGCCCCACGTCGACGCCGAAGGACAGCTAG
- a CDS encoding methyl-accepting chemotaxis protein, producing MSQSSGPQQADKRTAEHAGRRAAVDLSNAALVAGLVGAVMLSACAWLMRGELARAGTWTLLGLLGAAIGGALVLAALIVAAMAAPAAGEGARSVIDALDAATHNDFINATPEPQQGLFAPIARSVRQAMQHVRDLLLSLREQTREVASRSTDLATQASALPSTAQRTAEHLSLAGHRLVALAESAVAAQGDAARTREAAQALAREHRAVVERGVRSADGVRDTIDDLTDSAARVQGIAASLHGSLGDLESLARSADEIREFAALVRKMARQSKLLALNAAMEAARAGEQGSGFAVVAGEVRRLAKSSTEAAERTEALVHDVLARTERSRLGAMEGGGVLEATHQRLTRAIISLREHERAWHVSATASAEDPLSAGPLADALATRLDQFVEESSALGSVVREAHLAAGAQLARTQDVAALAGTLARAAQKGAVLAAAPRLDAPAIMTGEAPRGEAGDSREAAALTPSRLSPA from the coding sequence GTGAGTCAATCTAGCGGGCCACAACAGGCAGACAAGCGCACCGCCGAGCACGCGGGGCGGCGCGCCGCGGTCGACCTGTCCAACGCCGCGCTCGTGGCTGGTCTCGTCGGGGCCGTGATGCTCTCGGCGTGCGCGTGGCTGATGCGCGGCGAACTGGCGCGCGCGGGGACGTGGACCCTGCTCGGTCTCCTGGGGGCGGCGATCGGTGGGGCGCTGGTCCTGGCGGCGCTCATCGTCGCGGCGATGGCCGCTCCGGCGGCGGGGGAGGGGGCGCGCAGCGTCATCGATGCGCTCGATGCGGCGACCCACAACGACTTCATCAACGCGACCCCCGAGCCGCAGCAAGGGCTCTTTGCCCCTATCGCGCGCAGCGTGCGGCAGGCGATGCAACACGTGCGCGACCTCCTGCTGTCGCTGCGCGAGCAGACGCGCGAGGTCGCATCGCGCTCGACCGACCTGGCGACGCAGGCGAGCGCCCTCCCATCGACGGCGCAGCGCACCGCCGAGCACCTCTCGTTGGCCGGTCATCGGCTGGTGGCGCTGGCCGAGTCGGCCGTCGCTGCGCAGGGCGACGCCGCGCGCACGCGCGAGGCCGCGCAGGCGCTGGCGCGCGAGCATCGCGCGGTCGTGGAACGCGGCGTGCGCTCGGCCGACGGGGTGCGCGACACCATCGATGACCTCACCGACAGCGCCGCGCGCGTGCAGGGCATCGCCGCCTCGCTGCACGGTTCGTTAGGCGACCTCGAGTCGTTGGCGCGGTCGGCCGACGAGATTCGCGAGTTCGCCGCGCTCGTGCGCAAGATGGCGCGCCAGTCCAAGCTGCTCGCCCTCAATGCCGCGATGGAGGCGGCCCGAGCGGGCGAGCAGGGGAGCGGCTTCGCGGTGGTGGCGGGCGAGGTGCGCCGGCTGGCCAAGAGTTCGACCGAGGCGGCCGAGCGCACGGAGGCGCTCGTGCACGACGTGCTTGCGCGCACCGAACGTTCGCGCCTGGGGGCCATGGAAGGGGGGGGCGTGCTCGAGGCGACGCACCAGCGCCTCACGCGCGCCATCATCTCCTTGCGCGAGCACGAGCGCGCGTGGCACGTCAGCGCAACGGCCAGCGCCGAGGACCCGCTGTCGGCGGGGCCGCTCGCCGATGCGCTGGCGACGCGACTCGACCAGTTCGTGGAGGAGTCGAGCGCGTTAGGCAGCGTAGTGCGCGAGGCGCACCTGGCGGCCGGGGCGCAGCTGGCCCGCACGCAGGATGTGGCGGCGCTGGCCGGGACCTTGGCGCGCGCCGCACAGAAGGGGGCAGTGCTGGCCGCGGCGCCGCGCCTGGACGCCCCGGCGATCATGACGGGCGAGGCGCCGCGCGGCGAGGCCGGCGACTCACGTGAGGCCGCGGCGCTGACGCCGTCGCGCCTCTCGCCGGCCTAA